One genomic window of Chloroflexota bacterium includes the following:
- the cysC gene encoding adenylyl-sulfate kinase: MTTGFTIWFTGLSGAGKTTVSRLVEQELRARGYKVEILDGDVVRENLSKGLGFSKEDRDTNIRRIGFVCELLTRNDVVAIAAAISPYRAIRDENRARVGGRFVEVYAKCPLEVLAERDVKGLYKKAMRGEIKNFTGVDDPYEAPDNPEVVFESDKETPAQSAAKVMAKLEEVGYIHTQDPSALGFAQSHDQVWTRLTFERWGHITESHDYMSGLHEWVLETVSNPEVIVSGNAGELIATRHYAKTPITEKDMVVVYRETTPRDGFVITAFLTSQVERVHAKGILWQRQSK, translated from the coding sequence TTGACAACTGGCTTCACAATTTGGTTTACTGGACTTTCGGGCGCGGGCAAGACGACCGTCTCGCGCTTGGTCGAACAAGAATTGCGCGCACGCGGTTACAAGGTCGAGATTCTCGACGGCGACGTGGTGCGCGAGAATTTGTCGAAAGGGCTGGGCTTTAGCAAAGAGGATCGCGATACGAACATTCGGCGCATCGGGTTCGTGTGCGAACTGCTCACACGCAACGATGTCGTCGCGATAGCCGCGGCGATTTCGCCGTACCGCGCAATCCGCGATGAGAACCGCGCGCGCGTCGGTGGACGCTTCGTCGAAGTGTACGCCAAGTGTCCGCTCGAAGTTTTGGCGGAACGCGATGTGAAAGGGCTGTACAAAAAAGCGATGCGCGGCGAAATCAAAAATTTCACCGGCGTGGATGATCCATACGAAGCGCCGGACAATCCCGAAGTCGTTTTTGAAAGCGACAAGGAAACGCCGGCGCAAAGTGCGGCGAAGGTAATGGCGAAACTCGAAGAGGTTGGTTACATTCATACCCAGGATCCCAGCGCACTTGGGTTTGCTCAGTCGCATGATCAGGTATGGACGCGTTTGACGTTTGAACGATGGGGACACATCACAGAATCGCACGATTATATGAGTGGATTGCACGAGTGGGTCTTGGAAACCGTTTCCAATCCTGAGGTAATCGTCTCTGGCAATGCGGGAGAATTGATTGCCACGCGACACTATGCCAAAACACCGATCACTGAGAAAGACATGGTGGTCGTCTACCGCGAGACAACTCCACGCGACGGATTTGTAATTACCGCGTTCCTGACTTCGCAAGTCGAGCGCGTGCATGCAAAGGGGATTCTATGGCAACG